The nucleotide sequence TGTGTTATAAATTTTCAGTGCAAAGGAATTACCTAAAAGTTATTGTAAAGTTATAAGGGCTTTACCAATAGGTTGGTTTTTTGTAAACAAAACGTTACCACATTAAATAATTGTTAAGCGGTGGTTTGCTTTTTATTTATAGTTAATTTTACAGCATAAACAACATAGAAGACAAATGAAAAATAAGGACATAAAAATCTTATTGGTTGATGACGATGCAGACATTTTAGAAATTGTAGGTTTTAATTTAGAAGCAGAAAACTATCAGGTTTTTACGGCAAAAAACGGAAGAGAAGCTTTGGCCATTGCCAAGAAAGAAGTTCCTAACTTGGTTATTCTTGATGTGATGATGCCCGAAATGGACGGAATTGAAACATGCGAAAACATGCGAAAGCTGCCAGAATTGAACAATACCATTATCACCTTTTTAACGGCGCGCGGAGAAGATTACTCGCAAGTTGCCGGTTTTGATGTGGGCGCAGACGATTATATCACCAAACCCATTAAACCAAAATTGTTGGTTACCAAGGTAAAAGCATTGCTTCGCAGGGTAAAAGAAGAAGCTTTGGCAGACGATGTGTTGCGCATTGGAACCATTGAAATAAACCGCGAAGAATACAAAATCATAAAAGACAATACCGAAATTATTTTGCCGCGAAAAGAATTTGAATTGTTTTATTTGTTAGCATCAAAACCCGGAAAAGTGTTTAAACGCGAAGAAATTTTAGACAAAGTTTGGGGCAACGAAGTGATTGTGGGTGGCAGAACCATAGATGTTCACATAAGAAAATTGCGCGAAAAAATTGGCGACGATTTGTTTAAAACCATAAAAGGTGTGGGCTACAAAATAGAGATTTAATGGGTGTAAAATATCGTAAATCATATAAATTTGCAGCAAAATCAGCAGCAGTAATCAGTCTATTCAGTATGCTGCTTTTGTTTCTGTTGCACTATTTTTTTCATCAAATAGACATCTTTTTCACAGTAACTTTTTCGTTACTGTTTTTTGGTTTTTGCTTTTTTGTGTTGCAATACCGCGTGGAACGCTTTATTTACCGCCGCATTCAAAAAATTTATAAAGAAGTAAGCATTTTAGATGAATCGGTGTTGCGAAACCAGCCCATAACCACCGATATGCAAACCTTAATGTATGAAGTAAACAAGTTTGCAAGCGAAAAAAAAGTAGAAATAGAATCTTTAAAAGTGCAAGAAGAATACCGCCGAGAGTTTATTGGCAATGTGGCGCATGAACTTAAAACACCGCTTTTTACCGTGCAAGGTTATATTTCTACATTAATAGAAGGCGACGTAAAAGATAAAGAAATCCGCAAAAAATACTTAGAACGTGCCGATAAAGGTATTGAACGGTTAATTGACATTGTGAACGATTTGGATATGATTACCAAGTTAGAAACCAATGAATTAAAACTGAATATACAATCTTTTGATATCATTGAACTTTTTCAAAGTGTTTTTGATCTTTTGGAAATGAAAGCCGATAAAAAAGACATTACTTTGATGTTTGATAAAGACCATTACCGCACTATTTTGGTGAAAGGCGATCGCGAAAAAATCAATCAAGTACTTCTTAATTTAATTGATAATTCCATAAAATACGGAAAAGAAAACGGCACCACCGAAGTATCTATAGAAAATCTTACCGAAAAAAAATTACTGGTTCGCATTACAGACAATGGCTTCGGAATAGAAAAAAAACACATCGGTCGTTTGTTTGAACGCTTCTACCGAACCGATAGCAGCCGCTCCCGCGATATTGGTGGCTCTGGTTTAGGGCTTTCAATCGTAAAACACATTATAGAAGCCCATAACGAACATATTTACGTGGAAAGCAAAGTGGGCGTTGGCTCTGAATTTTCGTTTACCATTGAAAAAGCTGTTAAAAAATAATAGCTTTTTTTGTTTTTGGAAATTTAAACTACCGTTCAATTGTTGTATTTTTACCAAAATTTATAAAAGTGGGAAGTAAAAATAAATTGAAACGCTTCAGAGAAAACGAAACGTTTTCAAATGTATATCAGCCAACCAGAGAAGCACTTACAACAAACATTTTTTCTTTTAAAGGCAAATGGAACAAAGAGGTTTTTAAAAACAACAACCCAATTGTTTTAGAATTAGGCTGCGGAAAAGGCGAATATTCGGTGGAATTGGCACGCCGATATCCAGAAAAAAACTTTATTGGTATTGATATAAAAGGATCTCGTTTTTGGCGTGGTGCAAAAACCGCCATCGAAGAAAATTTGCCAAATGTAGCTTTTTTACGCACGCAAATCGAACTGATTGAAATGTGTTTTGCAGCAAATGAAGTAGATGAAATTTGGATTACTTTTCCCGATCCGCAGATTAAATACAAACGCACCAAACACCGCTTGACCAACGCCGAATTTTTGGCTCGATACAAAAACATTTTGAAATCCGAAGGAGTGGTTAACCTTAAAACCGATAGCGAATTTATGCATGGTTATACCTTAGGTTTGTTGCATGGTGCTGGGCATAAAGTTTTGTATGCCAACCACAATGTGTATAGAAATGAAGGTGCACCCGATGTGGTAACAGCCATTCAAACATTTTACGAATCACAATATTTAGAGCAAAACAAGCCCATTACCTATATTAAATTTCAAATTAAATAATGAACTATTTCCTTCCTTTTTTCACTGGTCTTGGTGCATCGATACTTGGAACACTGCTTCCGGGTATTTTGAATGCCACAGTAGTGAAAATTTCTAAAAAGGAAGGAATGAAACACGCATATAGTTTTATTGCAGGCACATTGATTGTAATTGCATTGCAAACCTATTTGGCGGTATTTTTTGCTAAAATAATCGACCGCAGTGCATTTATCACTAATATGCTCCGCGAAATTGGTTTTGTGGTATTTTTAATCTTAACCATCTATTTTTTTGCAACCAAACCCAAAAAAAAATTAAAAAGCGAAGTAACCATAAAAGGAAAAAGTAAACGCTTCAGTCAAGGAATGTTGCTTGCTTTGATTAATGTGTTTCCTATATTTTATTATGTTTTTATAACCATCACGGCGATTAATAATAACTTTTACAGCATAAACTATATCAGCAATATTTTGTTGACCATCGGCGTGTTGCTAGGAACGCTTCTTTCGTTTACTTTCTACATAAAACTATTTAAAAACACGGTAGTTGAAGAAAGTTTTGTGTTGAAAAATATCAATAAAATATTAGGATTCATCACCGGCATTATCACTGTTATTAATCTGTGTAAACTGTTTTATAAATAATGGAAAAAGATTTTTTTCAGCGGGTTTATGAGGTTGTAAAGCAGATTCCCTATGGGAAAATTACTACTTACGGAGCGATTGCCAAAAAGATTGGCGCACCCAAATCGGCTCGAATGGTGGGGTATGCCCTAAATGTATCTGGCATGCAGGAAGATGTACCAGCACATCGAGTGGTAAACCGCAAAGGATTGCTAACAGGTAAACATCATTTTCAAGGAACTAATTTAATGCAGCAGTTGCTAGAAAATGAAGGTGTAAAAATTAAAGAAAACACGGTTCAAAATTTTAAGGAATATTTTTGGGAGCCTTAAAAGAAATATATTTCTAACAAATAACTCCGTCAGAGTTTTGAACTCTGACGGAGTTATCATTAAAAAAAATAATTATTACTTCAACGCATTAATTGCATGGTTGTAATCCGGTTCTTGCGTAATTTCAGGAACTTGTTCGTTGTAAACCACTTTTCCTTCTGGGTTAATTACCACAACAGCTCTGCTCATCAAGCCGTTTAAAGGGCCATCGGTCATTTTAACGCCGTAAGCATTCATGAAATCATCGCTTTTAAAATCCGATAAAGTTTCTACATTGTTTAATCCTTCTGCTGCGCAAAAACGGTTCAATGCAAATGGTAAATCTTTCGAAATACACAAAACAACCGTATTGTCAACAGCCGAAACTTCTTTGTTGAACGTGCGAACCGATTGTGCACAAACACCTGTATCAACACTTGGAAAAATATTTAAAACCACATTTTTTCCTTTGTAATCACTCAATGATTTTTCAGATAAATCTGTACTTGTTAATTTAAAATCGGGTGCGGTTGCCCCTACTTCAGGTAAATTTCCTGCGGTATGAATTTGGTTGCCTTTAAATGTTATCTGTGCCATAATTTCAATTTTTGTTTCTATAAAATTACAGCTATTTTTAAATAAAGGCTATAGTGCTTGCAAAACTTTTTGTTTAATTAACATCCTTCACCCAGCATCAAACTTCAAACATAATTTATTAAATCATTAACTTTAAAGTATCATAAATTCGTGTTATCTTTGTAATTTAAAACAATTCTATATAAGTTGTTTATTTGCAAGTAATTAAACAACCATTAAGATACAAACAATGAAGTTAGACAGAAAAGAAATATTAGCTGCTTTAGAAACTATTTCTGTTGCAGGCGAAGGTAAAAATATGGTAGAAAGCGGCGCGGTACAAAACGTAATGACTTTTGGCGACGAAGTGGTGGTTGATATAACCCTGCACACGCCGGCATTGCATATTAAGAAACGTGCCGAAGTGGACATTATGAAAGTAATTCACGAAAAAATCTACGATAAAGCCAAAATTAAAGTAAATATTAAGGTTGAAACTCCGGAAAAACCTGAAATCAAAGGAAAATCAATACCGGGAATCAGCAATATCATCGCGGTGTCATCGGGTAAAGGTGGCGTAGGAAAATCAACCATTACAGCTAATTTAGCAGTTACTTTGGCTAATATGGGTTTTAAAGTTGGTGTTTTGGATGCCGATATTTACGGGCCATCAATGCCGATTATGTTTGATGTGGAGAAATCGAAACCTATTTCGGTTGATGTAAACGGAAAATCGAAAATGAAACCTATTTTAAGTTATGGTGTGGAGTTGTTATCAATCGGCTTTTTCACAAGTCCTGACCAAGCAGTAATTTGGCGCGGACCAATGGCTTCTAAAGCATTAAACCAAATGATTTTTGATGCAGATTGGGGCGAATTAGATTTTCTTTTATTAGATTTACCACCAGGAACGGGCGATATTCACTTGTCACTAATGCAATCGTTGCCAATTACCGGTGCAGTTGTGGTAAGCACACCGCAAGCAGTTGCATTGGCAGATGCAAAAAAAGGAGTATCTATGTTTATGGCGGAAAGCATCAATGTACCTGTTTTAGGTATTATTGAAAACATGGCCTATTTTACGCCAGAAGAATTACCTGAAAACAAATATTACATTTTTGGGCAAGAAGGTGCAAAAAACTTAGCTTCTGATTTAGAAGTTCCGTTTTTGGGCGAAGTGCCTATTGTGCAAAGCATACGCGAAGCAGGTGACTACGGTCGTCCGGCGGCATTGCAGAACCAATCAATCGTTGCTGATGCTTTTGTAGAAATTGCACGCAATGTGGTATCGCAAACCGTTTTAAGAAATGAATCGCTTCCACCAACCGAAGCAATTAAAATTACAACAATGGCAGGTTGTTCTGCTGTAAAAAATTAAATTAACCATCGATTGTTCGATATCAATCTAAAAAATATGGCTTCAGAAACTATAAAACAGAATGTAGAAAAAGCGTTAGAAGAAATCCGTCCGTTTTTAAAATCAGATGGTGGCGATATAACCTTGGTTTCTATTGAAGACGATAAATATGTAAAGGTGCGTTTAGAAGGTGCTTGTACTTCTTGCAAAATCAATCAAATGACTT is from Paenimyroides aestuarii and encodes:
- the trmB gene encoding tRNA (guanosine(46)-N7)-methyltransferase TrmB encodes the protein MGSKNKLKRFRENETFSNVYQPTREALTTNIFSFKGKWNKEVFKNNNPIVLELGCGKGEYSVELARRYPEKNFIGIDIKGSRFWRGAKTAIEENLPNVAFLRTQIELIEMCFAANEVDEIWITFPDPQIKYKRTKHRLTNAEFLARYKNILKSEGVVNLKTDSEFMHGYTLGLLHGAGHKVLYANHNVYRNEGAPDVVTAIQTFYESQYLEQNKPITYIKFQIK
- a CDS encoding MGMT family protein; amino-acid sequence: MEKDFFQRVYEVVKQIPYGKITTYGAIAKKIGAPKSARMVGYALNVSGMQEDVPAHRVVNRKGLLTGKHHFQGTNLMQQLLENEGVKIKENTVQNFKEYFWEP
- a CDS encoding Mrp/NBP35 family ATP-binding protein; this encodes MKLDRKEILAALETISVAGEGKNMVESGAVQNVMTFGDEVVVDITLHTPALHIKKRAEVDIMKVIHEKIYDKAKIKVNIKVETPEKPEIKGKSIPGISNIIAVSSGKGGVGKSTITANLAVTLANMGFKVGVLDADIYGPSMPIMFDVEKSKPISVDVNGKSKMKPILSYGVELLSIGFFTSPDQAVIWRGPMASKALNQMIFDADWGELDFLLLDLPPGTGDIHLSLMQSLPITGAVVVSTPQAVALADAKKGVSMFMAESINVPVLGIIENMAYFTPEELPENKYYIFGQEGAKNLASDLEVPFLGEVPIVQSIREAGDYGRPAALQNQSIVADAFVEIARNVVSQTVLRNESLPPTEAIKITTMAGCSAVKN
- a CDS encoding response regulator transcription factor; this translates as MKNKDIKILLVDDDADILEIVGFNLEAENYQVFTAKNGREALAIAKKEVPNLVILDVMMPEMDGIETCENMRKLPELNNTIITFLTARGEDYSQVAGFDVGADDYITKPIKPKLLVTKVKALLRRVKEEALADDVLRIGTIEINREEYKIIKDNTEIILPRKEFELFYLLASKPGKVFKREEILDKVWGNEVIVGGRTIDVHIRKLREKIGDDLFKTIKGVGYKIEI
- a CDS encoding LysE family transporter, producing MNYFLPFFTGLGASILGTLLPGILNATVVKISKKEGMKHAYSFIAGTLIVIALQTYLAVFFAKIIDRSAFITNMLREIGFVVFLILTIYFFATKPKKKLKSEVTIKGKSKRFSQGMLLALINVFPIFYYVFITITAINNNFYSINYISNILLTIGVLLGTLLSFTFYIKLFKNTVVEESFVLKNINKILGFITGIITVINLCKLFYK
- a CDS encoding NifU family protein, giving the protein MASETIKQNVEKALEEIRPFLKSDGGDITLVSIEDDKYVKVRLEGACTSCKINQMTLKAGVETTIKKYAPEIETVENIPAVV
- the tpx gene encoding thiol peroxidase, with the translated sequence MAQITFKGNQIHTAGNLPEVGATAPDFKLTSTDLSEKSLSDYKGKNVVLNIFPSVDTGVCAQSVRTFNKEVSAVDNTVVLCISKDLPFALNRFCAAEGLNNVETLSDFKSDDFMNAYGVKMTDGPLNGLMSRAVVVINPEGKVVYNEQVPEITQEPDYNHAINALK
- a CDS encoding sensor histidine kinase, with translation MGVKYRKSYKFAAKSAAVISLFSMLLLFLLHYFFHQIDIFFTVTFSLLFFGFCFFVLQYRVERFIYRRIQKIYKEVSILDESVLRNQPITTDMQTLMYEVNKFASEKKVEIESLKVQEEYRREFIGNVAHELKTPLFTVQGYISTLIEGDVKDKEIRKKYLERADKGIERLIDIVNDLDMITKLETNELKLNIQSFDIIELFQSVFDLLEMKADKKDITLMFDKDHYRTILVKGDREKINQVLLNLIDNSIKYGKENGTTEVSIENLTEKKLLVRITDNGFGIEKKHIGRLFERFYRTDSSRSRDIGGSGLGLSIVKHIIEAHNEHIYVESKVGVGSEFSFTIEKAVKK